The Candidozyma auris chromosome 1, complete sequence genome includes a region encoding these proteins:
- a CDS encoding phosphatidate phosphatase APP1 — translation MSEEFARPKRSGSPSQTSNHPTSRKQRLMGFARATRDTYLPRITNSVSSMTSNIGSKSIEYDEFGMLAALPQNTQFTLYPSYTRKVGNKYVVNVRGWMWCPGTMSRKNRLVISLAKQVTRSNDDTAQVAVDRLEHDPKLSQDVAVPDQDDSDSISISTSTSGSSSTSAAFPNSKDMDVRLRGRLSSFLARSIPNAGLAIVVGAVSPLKDGDLRSVSVVTDPNGHFKADIEIPYEPSVIQVKSKLDETVCAFQEVSIVETEGYGVISDIDDTVKLTGVVGEKRELMRRLLLGDIDSWELKPVVSWFNQLSNRLKATFHYVSNSPWQLYSTIQEYFHHVGLPSGSFHLKQYTGNIMSSLMEPSSSKKRSSLSRILEDFPKKQFICVGDSGEHDFEAYVDLAKSYHGQVRAIYIRAVDDSLSDVDDNNILTEIHRSLKVWKSKQPSNHVASQIGKTNDFNLIDLSDSSMKTAEKDKEETSSHRLRPMIPKKPASLKGRAIHKAPPLPERRYLRPSQTDTEIIHKNIATRHGQGLYSDRAPSPASSNESDSESDHLSDRIDVMSIHGNRSFYELEDYDKKGALWLQRLTIALKELDGKGVDIAFFNDNDEEFFLESLQSIEKHSR, via the coding sequence ATGTCTGAAGAGTTCGCTCGTCCTAAAAGGTCGGGACTGCCGTCCCAGACATCAAACCATCCCACGAGCAGAAAACAGCGGCTTATGGGATTCGCAAGGGCTACCAGGGATACATATCTACCGAGAATCACCAATTCTGTGTCGCTGATGACTTCCAATATCGGAAGCAAATCAATTGAGTATGATGAGTTTGGTATGTTGGCTGCGTTGCCTCAAAATACGCAGTTTACCTTGTATCCATCGTACACCAGAAAAGTCGGAAATAAATACGTAGTCAATGTGCGTGGCTGGATGTGGTGCCCAGGCACAATGTCTAGAAAAAACCGTTTGGTTATCTCGTTGGCTAAGCAAGTGACTCGCTCAAATGACGATACTGCTCAAGTGGCAGTTGACCGCCTTGAGCACGATCCCAAATTATCGCAAGACGTTGCTGTACCGGATCAAGATGATTCAGACAGCATTTCCatatcaacatcaacatctgGTAGCTCATCTACAAGCGCTGCCTTTCCTAACCTGAAGGACATGGATGTTCGCCTACGTGGACgactttcttcctttttggcTAGATCTATACCAAACGCTGGACTTGCAATTGTAGTTGGTGCCGTTAGTCCTCTCAAGGATGGTGATCTCCGGCTGGTTTCTGTTGTTACAGACCCTAATGGACATTTCAAAGCTGATATAGAGATTCCCTATGAGCCCAGTGTGATACAAGTCAAAAGTAAATTGGATGAAACTGTTTGTGCATTTCAGGAAGTTAGCATCGTCGAAACGGAAGGTTATGGTGTCATCAGTGATATTGATGACACCGTAAAGCTCACTGGTGTTGTTGGCGAGAAAAGAGAGCTCATGAGACGTCTTCTTTTGGGTGACATTGATTCTTGGGAGCTTAAGCCAGTAGTGAGTTGGTTTAATCAGCTATCTAATCGTTTGAAGGCAACTTTCCATTATGTTTCCAATTCTCCATGGCAACTCTATTCTACTATACAAGAATACTTTCACCATGTGGGACTACCTTCAGGTTCGTTTCATCTCAAGCAATACACTGGGAACATTATGTCCTCCTTGATGGAGCcatcaagctcaaagaagcggtcttctctctctcgTATACTTGAGGATTTTCCCAAAAAACAATTTATATGCGTTGGAGATTCGGGCGAGCACGATTTTGAAGCGTACGTCGATCTTGCCAAGTCATATCATGGCCAAGTTCGTGCTATTTACATACGTGCCGTCGATGATTCATTGTCTGATGTGGATGACAACAATATTCTTACTGAGATACACCGTTCATTGAAGGTGTGGAAATCAAAGCAGCCATCAAATCATGTCGCATCGCAAATCGGAAAGACTAACGATTTCAATTTAATAGATCTCTCCGATAGTTCCATGAAGACAGCGGAGAAAGACAAGGAGGAAACCTCGAGTCATCGACTACGTCCCATGATTCCTAAAAAGCCGGCTTCTCTAAAAGGAAGGGCTATTCATAAAGCTCCACCACTTCCCGAAAGAAGATACCTCAGACCCAGTCAAACTGATACGGAGATCATACATAAGAATATTGCTACACGTCATGGCCAAGGGCTCTACTCAGACCGAGCTCCTAGTCCTGCTTCACTGAATGAATCGGATTCTGAGAGCGACCATCTCAGCGACCGAATTGATGTTATGAGTATCCACGGTAATAGAAGCTTTTACGAGCTAGAAGATTACGATAAGAAAGGAGCTCTTTGGCTACAACGACTCACAATAGCATTAAAAGAACTCGATGGCAAGGGAGTCGACATCGCATTCTTTAATGACAATGACGAGGAATTTTTCTTGGAGTCATTGCAGTCAATCGAGAAGCACAGTCGATGA
- the BZZ1 gene encoding Bzz1p, translated as MSLQELSIGNDLKDQYKSTSKWINNGISWLSDIDSFYKERATIEQEYAAKLKDLTKRHFAKKAKHSSALSVGDEPQITPGSLESASVVLWNEVLTQTENIAKERDHLASEFTSNIAFNVIQLQSKCSNIAKHIDTIHEFLTSEKTKSEEEVAKAKKHYDSLCQSTENARSKTEKSSSDKYQQRLKEKEVDMNIGKNAYLICISQANRLKDKYYFQDLPEILDYYQDLNETRVAILNKVLKNASIIERNSNDKVKDLLHDIDATIDQNNPKLDVAMFIKHNSRAWKEPNDFVFEPCSFWHDDESLVTKEPELTDLKRRLNLTLNKYSSGKESTLIAKQKLEEVAQSRSASEEKETLKFDSRLDDVLTLLHKFMKEDSERVKLEVEIEIIQNFAGDQDMSYYEEAKPQKSRFGIFKHKKKSPATDQGSETQSLHTVTSNVTTHSGGLFSLRRKKTAASNAESAYHTSRATANYPYEASGDDEISLRQGESYDVVEEDDGSGWTTLRDNAGAQGLAPTSYLAFMSVPPNENDSGQTPKKKGPAVAPKRGAKRVEYLEALYDYTAEEDNELTIRAGDKIVLVQADTDGSGWTEGEVDGRKGLFPTAYAKRI; from the coding sequence ATGTCGTTACAAGAGCTCTCTATCGGTAACGACCTAAAAGATCAGTACAAAAGCACCTCCAAGTGGATCAACAATGGAATCTCATGGTTGCTGGACATTGACAGCTTTTACAAAGAACGAGCTACCATTGAACAAGAATACGCCGCAAAGCTCAAAGACTTGACTAAAAGACACTTTGCTAAAAAAGCAAAACACTCATCTGCATTGTCTGTGGGAGATGAACCACAAATCACACCGGGATCATTGGAGAGCGCCTCGGTGGTGTTGTGGAATGAGGTACTCACCCAGACTGAGAATATCGCCAAAGAACGAGACCATTTGGCCAGTGAATTCACATCGAATATTGCTTTCAACGTGATTCAATTGCAGAGCAAATGCCTGAACATTGCAAAACACATAGACACGATTCACGAATTTTTAACTTCCGAGAAGACAAAGCTGGAGGAGGAGGTTGCCaaggcaaagaagcacTACGATTCCTTGTGCCAGAGTACAGAAAATGCTAGACTGAAAACCGAAAAGTCACTGAGCGATAAGTACCAACAAAGactcaaggaaaaagaagtcGACATGAATATTGGTAAGAACGCATACTTAATTTGCATCAGTCAAGCCAACCGCCTTAAAGACAAATACTACTTCCAGGACTTGCCAGAGATTCTCGACTACTATCAGGATTTGAACGAAACACGTGTGGCCATTTTAAACAAGGTGTTAAAGAATGCGTCCATAATTGAGCGTAATTCAAATGACAAAGTGAAGGACTTGCTTCATGACATAGATGCCACCATTGATCAAAACAATCCTAAGTTGGACGTTGCCATGTTTATTAAACACAATTCAAGAGCTTGGAAAGAACCGAACGACTTCGTCTTTGAACCCTGTAGCTTCTGGCACGATGATGAATCGTTGGTGACCAAAGAGCCTGAATTGACagatttgaagagaagacTCAATCTAACATTGAATAAATACAGTTCTGGAAAAGAGAGTACACTTATAGCTAAACAAAAGCTAGAGGAGGTCGCACAAAGCAGAAGCGCCTCGGAGGAGAAAGAAACTCTCAAGTTCGATCTGAGACTCGACGATGTTTTGACTTTACTTCACAAATTCATGAAGGAGGATTCAGAAAGAGTCAAACTAGAGGTTGAAATCGAGATCATTCAAAACTTCGCTGGTGATCAAGACATGTCTTATTACGAAGAAGCCAAACCGCAGAAGTCACGCTTTGGCATTTTTaaacacaaaaagaagctgccAGCAACAGATCAAGGTAGCGAGACCCAATCGCTTCATACTGTTACTAGTAATGTGACGACACATTCAGGTGGCCTTTTCAGTTTGCgcagaaagaaaacagCTGCGTCAAATGCAGAATCAGCTTATCACACATCAAGAGCTACAGCCAACTACCCATACGAGGCTTCcggtgatgatgaaattTCTCTCCGACAGGGTGAAAGTTACGATGTTGTggaggaagatgatggCTCTGGGTGGACTACTCTCAGAGATAATGCGGGTGCACAGGGATTGGCTCCAACTTCATATCTTGCTTTCATGAGTGTACCTCCCAATGAAAATGATCTGGGACAGAcaccaaaaaagaaaggacCGGCAGTTGCACCGAAACGAGGAGCTAAAAGGGTGGAATATTTGGAGGCGCTCTATGATTATACTGCAGAGGAAGACAATGAATTGACAATTAGGGCAGGAGACAAAATTGTGCTCGTACAAGCAGACACAGATGGCAGTGGATGGACTGAAGGAGAGGTTGATGGTAGAAAGGGACTATTCCCCACTGCTTACGCCAAACGCATATAA